The window ATATGGGGTGACTCATCATGCATGCCAAAATCAAGTTTAACCTTTATTATTTCAGATTGTATTTTACTCACATGGTGCATTTTGGTAAACAAGCTTGAACGCAACAGGTCCCACCAAACAGCTTCATCCAGCCATGGTCATCATCACTCACACTATAGTCTAAATCCAATATTACTAGGCACTTAAACGCCATTTCTGGGAAGAGCAGGTCCCATTTATTTACTACATTAGAATTATTTACATCATCGGGATCGATAGCtaactttacaagaaaaaaataagtaatttgcAGTATTTAAGAAACACACAGTCCAGGCGATATGAGGCACAACCACAAAGAGGAGTGGGagtaaaaacaacctaaaacctAAAGCACAACACCTTTCAAatgtttaacacacacacacacgataggTCAGTTATGAATGGGGAGAAAGCTGCTACATCAGAAACTGATATGATCAATGAAGTGATGGTGAGAATGTCTCTTGTATTTAGACTTCAGCTACAGTTTTACAACACAGGGCCTGTTGGTGTGAGAAAAACAGATCCTGGTCTCTATGGAGATGAGCAGTTGTAGCGCAACGCAAGCAGGACTGTTTACAGATATGGATGCATAGTTTAACATCTGTATCTCAAGCATTATCCAAATCGCAGATGCATCTCTCTTGTCATTGCTTgagcgtgcgcacacacacacacacacacacacacacacacacacacacacacacacacacacacacacacacacaagcattgTATGGggctgtaaaaatgtcatcTACAGGGTCATGCAATCCAATGAAGAGACAATGGCAGCAGTTTTTTGTCTCCATATGAGGGGAGTCCCATTCATTACAATTCACAGAGCCAAGGGCAGTGGAaaaggcagaaagacagagtggTTTGTCAAATGTTCGTTGCTTACACTGATTCCAAATGTCACCGCTGGAAATAGCAGCAAGCAATCAATCACTTGAACTCCAGAACTCCACTTACAACCTGGTAATAACTTCTCAAATGAACATAATATGGATGAACTAGAGGGTCCTGACAATGATTATACAACAATGTATTAACTGATATTTAACTGGGCAACAAAACAGGGATTTACAAAAACTTTGACCATCCATTACTCCCTGCGTGTTATGGTGAATTCCTGAAGAAACTCTGTTTTTCTCATATGCCTCCAGAGTGAATGTAGAgtctaaaaacagcaaaaaaaaaaaataaaataaaatcatgaagtGAAGTCATAGAACTCAATTTTTAACAAaaggaaaactatattaaaacatccttttaaaaaaaactctcacatATGTCATGCAGTCTAGTCCAAATCTCATTATTTCAGTTGTATGCTCAGAACTGCCGACGTATGAGGTGTACCTCACTTTTACTCAGGGCACATTACTCGTaggcagacattttttttctaactttttagtaaaaatgcatgtgtttgggaagcattgcgcatacgactggataaattaAACCTGGCTTTtaactgcacaagttgtgtgagggcttgtaaaattatgtttggatacagttttgctgtagTTAAACTGAGACCCTAATGACTGCAATGAAGAGAGAATGTTCCCCCTTTTTTGGATCCTCCTTTCACTGTGGACGCATGCGAGAAAAAACGCTTTCTTCAAGGATTCAATACAACACAGGGTGAGCCACTGATagacaaatattcagtttgcagtgaggtattttttttaacttagatGATAGTTTTGATCCATGTTTTGgtagatttgtttatttggcaGTACTTTATGAACCCCTCCTTTGCTGTCAGAATAAATACCAGTTAAGGTTTTGTATGATAACCTTTTCTAAGGCTCTATGTCCTCCACGAGACTAGTGCATTCTTTGTCTAGGTTGAAGCTGGCAAAGCCTTGGTGCCCAGTCAGCGTTTCAGGGGTGGTGATTCTGGTGGACAAAGGACAAAACTTCATCTTTGGACAATTTCTCAGGGTCCATCCGTGTCTGAGAATCATGAACTATCACCCCGTCCACCCAGGCCCAGAAGAGCCGCTCAGAGTGGCAAACACTGAGGACGAACACAAAGAAAGGACACTCTTCATTCATAAAATCATCAAGGCTGCTATTACATGCATACATTAACACTTCATATCATCCCCGCCACAGATCTGACAATATCTCAcatacattttctaattcaattGATGAAATCAGGAATGAATATTTGGGAAGAGAAGGCTTTACGTACTGGAAGGGGGCAGCAGAGTTGGGTGGCATTTCATAGGTGGACTGCTTGGTGATCTTATTATAGAAGAACTTCATCTTGGAGTTTTTGCTGTATGCCATCGTCCACGGCTCTGAgggatggagagggaggagacacAGAAatcttgcacatttttatttgtaattcatTTCGCCCACAGAATCGTTTTGGCTTTGATACGCTTAAAGCAAATTAAATCTGCAAGAGAATTAAAGTGCCCCTTTTTGACAATGAGCTGCAGGACAAACACAATCACGCACCATTGACAGTTTTAATGATGTAAAGGCCCGTGGGGAGGAAGTGTCGGTCATCTCTACCCGTGTAGGACAGACGTGGGACTCCTCCTGAGCTCTTGGTCACCTTCATCTCTAGTCTGGATGAGAAAAATCCTCAACATTTAGCTGATGAATTATATTATGAATGATTATATTATGCTTGGTCTGCTATTTCCTAGATCATGTTGCTTATTGGTCATCTTGTCACACCTGACAAAGATTTTCTCCATTTCTTCGAGCCTGTAAACCTCCTTCACTctgtttagggaaaaaagaaatgtgacatttaagaTCCCCTCCGCATGTTTTAAGACATATTAAAACAACCTCTGACCAATAATTTATGTCtgataccttttttttcacaaaaaagttaaatcaatttctaaaaaaaatttaaaggatcagttctgtatttttcaaattgGGTGTCTAAGTGAGCAATGGCAACAGCAAttttggtccagtattgagcgtaAAAGGCTTCGATGTTCGCACCCTTAATTTATGCACAATAAAAGTtcttatttttgccattttgctaaaaaaatttTATTACAAGTGTGACCTTTTTATAAAATAGTATGGTCCTTAATATTTAAGCAGAAGCAACCTCGAAACCAATATCACCAAATCCACcagactttatttaaataaatattttttttagtgtataaaaatgttgcattatcacaaattaaggatttatttcaaccaaagttcttggtgattgttggaacaataGATAGATGAACCAAGACAGTTATtgggagttttattttgtttctgtcgactcAGGATGAAGTGTGctttacaatgataaaatgattTCTCGGACGGTCCATCTCTGATGAGATccttccataatgttgtcagtaACTAGAATAACATTTTGAGCCTGTcagtaacaaaaacaagccCATCTAGTGGATGTACATTATTGGCTGCAGGACTCTCGCTCAGTACTggatcaattttaaaaaacgtcAAATTTGTCTACGCTGCATTCCATGATTGTATCATGACGGGCTTCCAAACTAGTTGTGGTGTTACAAATCATACTTGTATGTACACATCTTAAACTCAGGTTTAGATTACCAATGTGCGTCATGTCAagagtgtttgatttgtttacaTGGTACACTGTATGTATTGTCATGTGAGCTTTCAGCTTTTCACTATGCCTACCCTTCAAATGCTTTCAGGGAGAATAAGATTCCTGCAAATACAGATAttgcaaaatcaaaacatgtcatttaaaaaaatacctgataGGGTTCATGTCTGGTCTGCTGGGTTTGGCCACTGCCTTTACAAACTTCTCAGCCATCTGGATCCTGGACAAACAATGAGTATTATGTAGTAAACTAGAGAAAACTGGtatgacaaacacattttattgcaATAAAGGTCAATGTTTTTataacagttttatttaaaagaactGAACCAGTGATGAAGTTGTCCTACCGTTGGTTGAAGTGCTGATCTCTTACATCAGTGCCATTCAGTATTAATGCATCCATTACGTGAACTGCATTGATTCTACGCTGAGCTTTGCCCTGAGGACCAAACATACTATATTCAtacatgtaaaacaacaaacacgGGCAGCAAATAACTGGTTTCTTCATGTGTATTTCTAACAGGAAGAAATGATTCTTAAAAAGTCAAGAATGATCAAGAGAAAACATTATTATCTCGTCAGAacaattgttattatttttacattaaaaaatggagCCAAGCTTGGTGAGATTAGGGATACTGGCTCCCATATTtcatctgtttcctgtttccagGCCCTCCTCTCTCACCTCGCCCTTCAGCTCTTGGACGATCTCCACACTCAGAAGCGTGTCTCTTGGCAGCTCAAGCTTAAAATTCTCCAGTTTCCTCCAGCGCACAGGCATCTTCCCGTCCCATGTGTATATCTGAGACTTCTAAAAAGGCCAAGGGGAAATGGAGAACAGATAAAAAGAGGGAAACAAGTTTAATGAAAGGTTACCGTGCTTTTGGATGAGCAGTAAAACCGAATGGCAGGAATGATAAATCAGCTTTTACAGCTTTCTGTATTTATCTTTTCCAAAGGAAAAGGAAACATCTTAGATATGAAATTACTGAGTTCGGCCCATTACTGTGAGTGATAATGCATACAAGAGCTGTTACCTGATATCAAATATGGAAAAtctcaaaaaagacaaataaaacccTCTGGGTACAAAAAGAGAATGGTAAAATATGCATGACTATAGTTCAGTAAACACAAGTTCAGACTtacaatttgttattttgtgccttttttatttgactCACCCCCAGTGCTAGAAGGAATATCTGCTCTCCACCTCCCACAATGCACCTGTGGTCCAGAATATGACGCAACTTCTCCAGCGTGGTTGAGTTGAGAGGTGTGAGCTTACACTGGAAGGACTCCACGTCTGAGGACTGAGAAGCAACAGAAGTAAAGAAACGGCAGAAAGACAGATACGGAGacagatttaaaattttaaaacagcacatttaTGAGGACAGAACCAGATAAACATATAATACTTGTGTTAAAATCATATTTAGAAGCACCACtaacacaacaaaaatctcAGCTTCTGGGAAATATTGTTTAGGATTTACAAAAGTGCacaaagatgctttttttttaaattttagtttcaGTATTTCCAGGTGAAATTCTCTGAGAGCAAACACTCATCAGCGCCGTATTATTCTCAGCAGGGTTTCCTTAATCCTACATTTATTAACTGACCTTCATCAGTTCGTAGAATTTTGACTTTGCGTCTGAGGAAGCAGGAGTGACTCTAGCCTTGTCTGGGACCTGGAAATGGACATACGATGTACTAAGCAGCCCAGTAACATagaataaaactgaattattcaaaaaactcttctttttttttcttttccagctTCTATTTAGCATCAAAGTTTCTGCACTCACCCCCCAAAGTTTCAGACACTCCTTTCTAATGTCTGCTTGCCTCGGCTCTGAAAGGGTCCTAATGAAACAAACGTCACACAGTGAGTTGCACATATAAACACCGTCACACATGGCTATACCACATACGAGATAAATGCACATAGACAAGTAGAAGAGAGGGGACTCACGGGTCTACAACAAAGGCTTGGATCTTTGCCAAGGCCTTGATCTGGACTGCACAGAGGCTGCAGCGAAAGTTCAATTTCTGTCAGTCACtcagtttgaaatgaaaaattaaagacaaatttTGTTTGTCTCTACCTCTCATTAGAGTTGACCATAAAGTGATAGAAGTCTGTGTCATCCTTTATGATGTGTAGGGGAACCACATCGGTAAcgtctctgtctgtgttcttCAGCTGGTTCAGTTTCAGGTTGACTCTGAACATGTATTCCCTGACAGCGTCTGAACCGGGCTTCAGACCTCGACACACAATGTACCTGCGGATAACAATGAGTGGGAAGAGTTTAACAGATGCAGGACTTGTCTGTGCAGATTCtctcttttcagaaaaacattggACCCATAGTGAATTTTAAGAGTATGGTCACTTGGAAAGAAATAGTTTCCTCTACGCAAGAAGTAACAAATCCAAATCTAAGAGTAAATATAAAAGTTTCTTCCAGGCAACTGAGAGCTGGGACTCACTGATTATTAGTAAACGTAAAAATTGGAAccaaatatcaataaaaaaaacttgagtgGACTCAAAACACTTAGGTCCTTTTCAAAAAAGGTCAGAGAGATGAATAacggccagaaaagtgtttttgcagaatattaggAACATTTTGCAGAACATGATTACATTGGGTACATTATGGAGTCATAGTgaaatgacctttgaccctttatatacaaaatcatcattttatcctattagacaacTGTGTGagattttgtcataattaactcattaattcttgagttaaaaacagtgaaaaacatctattttttccTACATGGTGTTTAGTTTCATAGGGAACCCCACTTGTCATATGtgttaaatcaaatcaaatcagtcaTGGCCAAAACCATGTTATGtaaggtaacagtgacctttgactatCAAAATCTAATCGGTTAATCCTTGAAACCAAGTAATGGTTAGAgccaaatcttaaaaaaaaatccctaaagaCTTGAGATATTGAAATAACAAGAATAGGAGAGACAGATGAATGAACAACTTGAGAatataatgcctctggccatggctGTTACTGCTGTGGAGGCATAATTTATCCAAAGATTATAAAGATATTTGGGCCGACCCTAAAGAAATTATTTATgtcagaaaacatgcaaattataTATGTTACAAACCAGAAGTCATACTGAAGATGGCAATGTTTGATTTCCTATCAATattcacataaaatatattaataacagAGCCAATAACCCTACATAAGTAGCAAACTCCACACTGCCCATCATaggatacatacacacacagacagacctcTCAGAGTTGGCAGGCCTACTGGTGAGGGGTTTGAAGAGCGAGATCCTGTCGAagcagaggtagagcaggtaGACCAAACCCACACTGAACGGGGTGAAGAGGTCAAAAGTCTTACAGACAAAGTGGCCACCTatagaagacaaaaacagccaCAATAATTGAATCTACATGTGCACAAGTGCAAGTGCAATAACATAAATATGATGAAAGTGTTTCAAGCCACTGATGGACAGGAACGCAGACTATGTGGTGACGCATCCATTcatgcacatgtacacataTACCTGTCCGGAGTGTCGAGAGGGCAGTGAGgaactgacagagcagcagctgtttgcTCAGGATCTCCTGGATGTTTTCTTGGCCTTCCACAGAGAAACCCTATCCAAAAGTGATGCAATCAgtaaacaaaaagctgaaaacatcagTTCAGCCCACAGAGAGCAGATATTTATGAACTCATCTTCTGTTTGATAtgtatattttagattttagatgctttgatacaaaaaaatgtcagtgtgaaaTAGTCTCACCCCATCTGCCATGAGGATGTGCAGCCCTCTTCTCTCTGTGCTCTCCAGGACAAAGTTTCGGAAGGCAGTTATGTTTTCTGGCCGAGTGATGTCTCCGTCCCCGTCCACCCCTCCCTCACCTGGGACACACAGAGGTCAAGTTTTCACTGAATCATTCATCACCTGAGACGTGACCGGCTGAACGTGTCCACATATAAATCATGtcaagacaaaaatgtcaacatacaCTGCaatactgcagaaaacaaaGGTCAGCCTTTAATTTGAATTCATTGTATATATTGTACCGTTCTTCTATAGTTCCATACATTATCTACTGTGTAGAGATTTTGGGGAAATAcgtacaaaacaatcacaatcaAACTGTTATGCCACTGAAGAGAGCTGTAAGAACTGTAAACAGAGCTGATTATCATGATCCAACCAAAAAAATTCACATGCTCTCAAATTTAGAGACTTGTGGGACTTAAAAAGTGGAcatttaatgtgttaattaaaaataagatgCTTCAATTCTGCATCCAGAAGTCGTTGCAAGTTGGAGTGAGTTTGTATGAACTAAGAATTTGTACGAACTTTTGTAGGACTTGAAATAATGCAAATCAGAGATGTACATTTGTGGAATAGTTTTACAGaataattgaaaatgtgtgatACACTTGATAgattaaaacaatatatttaaaaataagatgattaacaaatataaaaataagatacGAACACTGGTCTGTTTATAAATACTTGTTTGGGACTTTTgggtatatataatatacagttgttttgtctcttctttttattttcagtgtatcAATCTATAGaaaattgtacaaaataattaaaagcactgcagccagcagtgccaacacaggctgcaatgtaatcactCTGGGCATTTGTGCACCATTAATGTCCATCCACTCAAAGTGCttctttttgccactgacaggctcagattattattctaaggGTCTGGCAACATTAGacaggatccctacagagacagacctttttgttaaagactAAGATCCTATTTGTTTACctagaaacagccctgaaattgcCATATCCAAACCAATCAGActccatataaataaacagtcGTTTTGGCGTGTATACAGCCAgcatatttttatatctaaCTAGGAGAATTATAGGTTTATATCAACCAGACCAGAGCTGGTTATTGTTTGAACAGTGGAAAAATTAACcaaggcatttttttgttggttttattttgttactgtcaacactgaataaagcgtattttataataataaaattagtgtttatttaaatgaggtctggtgggtttggcagtAGTAAATTTGGCGCAGTTTacggttaaacaaaaaggatcttgcTCCTTAACACCAAGGTCCATCTCTATAGGGATCCTTTCTATGATGCTGCCaaccactaaaaataaaaataaaaattttgaacctgtcagtggcaaaaacaggcACTTTCAGTGGATGTACACTGATGGTGAGCAAAGGCCCATTAGTGCTTCAGTACAGCCTGTTTCACAgctgtctgctgcagctgcaaaacttGCTTTGGTTTGTAACTGCTTCAAAGATAAtgctttattattgtttattatttttgtatatgtgtatgtgagtTGTAGTTGttgaaaatgaccccaaaaaattaaCTAATCGTGTGTGTACCATAGTAAGGCTCAAACAACTCGCTCGGTGCTGCATAGAAATCTTCCAGTTTGAAGTCACAGGGTCCTTTCAGCGTCATGCCAAACCCTTTGGCATGCCAACGCCTCTTCCACAGTATGTACTCTGAAAAACCTCCAGGCCCCGCACAGACGTCACCGAAGTACAGAAGCTCGCCCTCGCGGTCCTTTGTCAGAGGTTTCTACATAATGAGAGAGGTTTGTCTCACCATCTGCTTATGTGGGCCAGTGTGAACAAAAGTTCAGTGCAACACCCATCAGCTGTTACTTTGACCAACTCACCCCTTGTGAATCCTTTGGGTTGGTAAACATTTGGTCAAAGCAATGGTCGATGTTGGCCATTTTCATAGCTGCTCTGAATATAGAGAGAACATGATACATAATACAACTTTACATTGTCTTTACGCAAGAACCAAATAACGTACACAACATTATTCACGTCGATAATTTACTGCCAAAAGACTGACCTGTTGAGGAAGATACCTCCTCTGATTGTCTCGTAAGGGTTGGAGCGTGTCCGTGCTCTCCTCATCTCCTCGCCCTCCAGGTTATCAAATACTGACTGAACATCAAACAGACACAGTGGTCACACAACTTAAGAATATGTAAGTATTACGATTTGGGTTCATCCAGTGTGCAGAGGAAAATCAACAGAGctcaacacaaaaataaaaatccattgATACTCTCATTCTTCACATTACAGTGATGAAACACAAAGCTGTCATTAACTCATCTTAGTGTCTTACATGCAGGTTCCTGTGTTAACAGCACATTGACCCTTTTCTGTTCATTCTGTGCCTGAAAGAGGTATTATTTGTGCTTTATCTaaccaattaaaacatttacctTTACTCTGAAAAGGCTTCCAATATTCTGTCTCCTGGCTTATTAACCCCAATCACACGAGACCCGAGACAGACTTGCATTGGCTCAACAATCTCATGTAAAATTCACACTATATTGAGTAAAGCTTCACCAGGATTGTGAGCCTTAAATTGACAATGGTCTTTTTGCAAGGTTAATATGTTATAGCTAATTTCCACCTCTGTTTTCTGAAAGTTCAAAATATTACAGCTAGGGCTGTGACGGTAACCACATAACCACAGTCATGTGATGCCTACTGCAGGACTGAGCTCATTACCATCATCGCtgcacttattttttatttttttttgctggtgaaAGTTACAGGAATGCATATGGTGTGCAATATGAAACATAAACAAGGTAATTGTTTAGTTCTCATCATTAACTTTCTTCAGATGTTAAAGAACATCTGAAGAAACAAAACTATTCCACTACTTTTCTCTCAGCTTCCGGTAtataaacaaagagaaactCCCACACACTGTCCTGCTTACTGCTGACATATTAACTGAATGAACACAATGACCTTTCGTCTAACACTTGTTGCTGTAAACCGGTAATACATTGCTTTATCAACGCGGTGACAAAAAGTAATTTCCAAGAGCCCAAAGTAACATTTTCACCTGGTATGTTTTATCtaaccaacatttaaaaaaagccaaactacTCAGTTTATCATGTATGACAAAGAAAGGGATCAAATTCTCTCACCGAATAAGCATGAAACAAgcagatgtttaaaaaaggatatttaAATACAGATTCTGTAATTTTATGAAGAAA is drawn from Plectropomus leopardus isolate mb chromosome 16, YSFRI_Pleo_2.0, whole genome shotgun sequence and contains these coding sequences:
- the cmtr1 gene encoding cap-specific mRNA (nucleoside-2'-O-)-methyltransferase 1, whose protein sequence is MPSISSFDDQDTDPSQAASNFSMYNSVSQKLMAKMGFREGEGLGKFGQGRKEIVEASTQRGRRGLGLTLQGFQGELNVDWRDEPEPSAIEKVDWFPECTTENPDADELREWMKLGNRKLKIEDETEFCTEDLLHNLLKCKSVFDNLEGEEMRRARTRSNPYETIRGGIFLNRAAMKMANIDHCFDQMFTNPKDSQGKPLTKDREGELLYFGDVCAGPGGFSEYILWKRRWHAKGFGMTLKGPCDFKLEDFYAAPSELFEPYYGEGGVDGDGDITRPENITAFRNFVLESTERRGLHILMADGGFSVEGQENIQEILSKQLLLCQFLTALSTLRTGGHFVCKTFDLFTPFSVGLVYLLYLCFDRISLFKPLTSRPANSERYIVCRGLKPGSDAVREYMFRVNLKLNQLKNTDRDVTDVVPLHIIKDDTDFYHFMVNSNESLCAVQIKALAKIQAFVVDPTLSEPRQADIRKECLKLWGVPDKARVTPASSDAKSKFYELMKSSDVESFQCKLTPLNSTTLEKLRHILDHRCIVGGGEQIFLLALGKSQIYTWDGKMPVRWRKLENFKLELPRDTLLSVEIVQELKGEGKAQRRINAVHVMDALILNGTDVRDQHFNQRIQMAEKFVKAVAKPSRPDMNPIRVKEVYRLEEMEKIFVRLEMKVTKSSGGVPRLSYTGRDDRHFLPTGLYIIKTVNEPWTMAYSKNSKMKFFYNKITKQSTYEMPPNSAAPFHVCHSERLFWAWVDGVIVHDSQTRMDPEKLSKDEVLSFVHQNHHP